The segment ATCACTACGTTATTCGTGATGATGCATTAAGAGTATAGGGATTTTTTATATAAACTTGTATTCTAACTACATACAAATACACACAAAACGTATATAATTTATATAATTATATCATTTAAAGGAGTCTGAACATGCAATCAACGAAAACCAAAACGAAGCATTTTTCATTTTTATTGCTAATTACGTTAGGCGTCATGACCGCTTTTGGCCCACTAACTATAGATATGTACGTACCATCATTACCTAAAGTGCAAGGTGATTTTGGTTCTACTACATCAGAAATTCAATTAACAT is part of the Sulfurovum riftiae genome and harbors:
- a CDS encoding MFS transporter; its protein translation is MQSTKTKTKHFSFLLLITLGVMTAFGPLTIDMYVPSLPKVQGDFGSTTSEIQLTLSFTMIGLALGQFIFGPLSDAFGRKRIAVSILII